In a genomic window of Callithrix jacchus isolate 240 chromosome 22, calJac240_pri, whole genome shotgun sequence:
- the LENG9 gene encoding leukocyte receptor cluster member 9, whose protein sequence is MAAAREQELPQEAAATEPMPPLACRFFLEGRCRFGARCRQPHPGAPAPPGGEAQPEAGAKKPPLRTAADVIQRIRWDPRLDPADFSVGYADRFLGVREEPFNAFCWDEPLAALGPGVLAVPQHRVRYFRFRGRLVWDRASRTDLVFGSGSAAGRGPTILDALYSEVVHGAEDAECSLAATGQEAQAAPGRGSARPLCTENQEPGGEEPRALEVAQERALGTAALGTPAPRGCLARGTEGALKPTAAARTSELRSKEARAPAAPGGSTKKTEAEWGPVAWPENKGSDLASAAAPRQPRPTHFVALMVTEPGLQAEVTKAQEYLVHVAPHCAEFLVPTQNLHLTLALLRLAGTGEEAAAIRALRRALLAPGLNAPPRLNFRELVLLGPHVLCAPPSPTLEGMAQVLSQRLEAEGLRMLQSPGQLHPHLTLAKVPHGSQVHLPKLEFSLSQEVGCQPLQTLWLCRMGRTGRPFQPLAEIPLE, encoded by the coding sequence ATGGCGGCGGCCAGAGAGCAGGAGTTGCCGCAGGAAGCCGCCGCTACGGAGCCCATGCCCCCGCTGGCCTGCCGCTTCTTCCTGGAAGGCCGCTGCCGCTTCGGCGCCCGCTGCCGCCAGCCCCACCCCGGGGCGCCGGCGCCGCCTGGCGGCGAGGCGCAGCCCGAGGCCGGAGCCAAGAAGCCGCCGCTGCGCACAGCCGCGGACGTCATCCAGCGCATCCGCTGGGACCCGCGCCTCGACCCTGCCGACTTCTCGGTGGGCTACGCCGACCGCTTCCTGGGCGTGCGCGAGGAGCCCTTCAACGCCTTCTGCTGGGACGAGCCGCTGGCGGCGCTCGGGCCGGGCGTGCTGGCCGTGCCCCAGCACCGCGTTCGCTACTTCCGCTTCCGCGGCCGCCTAGTGTGGGACCGCGCCTCGCGCACCGACCTCGTCTTCGGCTCTGGCTCGGCGGCGGGGCGCGGGCCCACCATCTTGGACGCGCTGTACAGTGAGGTCGTACACGGGGCGGAGGACGCCGAGTGCTCACTGGCGGCGACAGGGCAGGAGGCCCAGGCTGCCCCCGGGCGAGGGAGCGCAAGGCCGCTGTGCACAGAGAACCAGGAGCCAGGCGGGGAGGAGCCCAGAGCGCTGGAGGTGGCCCAGGAGAGGGCGCTGGGCACAGCTGCTTTGGGAACACCGGCCCCAAGAGGATGCCTCGCAAGAGGGACTGAGGGGGCACTGAAGCCAACAGCGGCCGCCAGGACCTCAGAGCTGCGGAGCAAGGAAGCACGAGCCCCGGCAGCCCCGGGGGGCTCCACTAAGAAGACAGAAGCCGAATGGGGTCCTGTAGCCTGGCCTGAGAACAAAGGGTCCGATCTGGCCAGTGCTGCAGCACCTCGCCAGCCACGCCCCACACATTTTGTGGCCCTCATGGTGACTGAGCCTGGGCTACAAGCAGAAGTGACCAAGGCCCAGGAATACTTGGTCCACGTGGCCCCGCACTGCGCTGAGTTCCTAGTGCCCACCCAGAACCTGCACCTAACGCTGGCCCTGCTCCGACTAGCAGGCACTGGAGAGGAGGCAGCTGCCATTCGGGCTCTGAGACGGGCCCTCTTGGCCCCGGGGCTAAACGCACCTCCTCGGCTGAACTTTAGGGAGCTGGTCCTCCTGGGCCCACATGTGCTCTGCGCTCCACCCTCTCCCACATTGGAAGGCATGGCACAAGTGCTGAGCCAGAGGCTGGAAGCCGAGGGGCTAAGAATGCTACAGTCTCCGGGACAGCTGCACCCGCACCTCACCCTGGCCAAGGTGCCGCACGGTTCCCAAGTCCACctccccaagctggagttcagccTCAGCCAGGAGGTGGGATGCCAGCCCCTGCAGACACTCTGGCTGTGCCGTATGGGGAGGACAGGGCGGCCCTTCCAACCCCTGGCTGAGATCCCGCTGGAGTGA
- the CDC42EP5 gene encoding cdc42 effector protein 5 yields the protein MPVLKQLGPAQPKKRPDRGALSISAPLGDFRHTLHVGRGGDAFGDTSFLSRHGGGPPPEPRAPPAGAPRSPPPPAVPQPAAPAFRTPAPADPLLSFHLDLGPSMLDAVLGVMDAERPDAAATKPDAEPRSGTQPAKARCRPNADRELDDVIGL from the coding sequence ATGCCCGTGCTGAAGCAGCTGGGCCCCGCGCAGCCCAAGAAGCGGCCGGATCGCGGCGCCCTGTCCATCTCCGCGCCGCTCGGCGACTTCCGGCACACGCTGCACGTGGGGCGCGGCGGCGACGCCTTCGGGGACACCTCGTTCCTGAGCCGCCACGGCGGCGGGCCGCCCCCCGAGCCACGAGCGCCCCCTGCGGGAGCCCCGCGCTCCCCGCCGCCGCCCGCCGTCCCGCAGCCCGCCGCGCCTGCCTTCCGCACGCCCGCGCCGGCCGACCCTCTGCTGTCCTTCCACCTGGATCTGGGGCCCTCCATGCTGGACGCGGTGCTAGGCGTCATGGACGCAGAGCGCCCGGACGCGGCTGCCACCAAGCCCGACGCGGAACCCCGCTCCGGGACTCAGCCCGCCAAGGCCCGCTGCCGCCCCAACGCGGACCGGGAGCTGGACGACGTCATCGGCCTCTAG